The DNA segment GCTTTCTGTTTGAGGCTGAAGAAAATCCTCGACTCGCTGTTATAGATTTAAAGAAGAAAAAACAGTTTCAGACTAACACGCGAAATGTCGGTGCAATTCGTGATTTCAACAGAGTCGATGTGGAAGTGACCTGCCCCCGAATTATGTACCAGCTACTGTTAGAGAGTTGTCCTTCTCATCTGTCGTGTATTGCTGTAGCTGAGCCGTAGGCGAAGCGGAAGCAATACACGAGGCGGCGAACTCGGCCGGGGTTGCGTAGTCCAGCCCGCTGTGCGGTCGATGGTTATTATATTCCATCCGCCACTGTTCGACAATCACTTTCGCTTCCTTAACCGAATAAAACAGCTCACGATTGAGCACCTCATCTCTGAACTTGCCGTTGAACGATTCTATAAAGCCATTTTCCCACGGCTGACCCTTCTCGATATAAAGCGTTTCGACGTTCTTTTTGCCGAGCTTCTTCTTGATCGCACTAGCCACAAATTCCGGCCCGTTGTCGCTGCGTATAAATCCAGGCACGCCTCGGACCGCAAACAGGTATTCCAGCGTTTCAACCACATCGCCCGACTTGATCGACCTGCCTACTTCTATCGTAAGCGACTCACGCGTGAACTCATCGAGCACCGTGAGAAACTTCAGACTGCGACCGTCCTCGCTCTGGTCGCTGACGAAATCATACGTCCAGACATGATCCTTGTAGTCGGCTTTTTGCACGCTGCAGCTGTTGTCGCTGTTGCCTTTCGTTTTTCGTCCTTTGCG comes from the Anaerohalosphaera lusitana genome and includes:
- a CDS encoding DUF4238 domain-containing protein, translating into MGNTSRHHHFIPRFYLKGFLFEAEENPRLAVIDLKKKKQFQTNTRNVGAIRDFNRVDVEVTCPRIMYQLLLESCPSHLSCIAVAEP